A single Silvibacterium dinghuense DNA region contains:
- a CDS encoding carboxypeptidase-like regulatory domain-containing protein, translating to MKKLFAAAGLAALLVFLLAAPAWAQGTATKVLEGKVYGSSSQPLSGAIVYLQSSKDNSIRTFIATTDGSYRFGQISTDIDYTAWAQYKGVKSNTRNISSFDSKKTLNYDFHIKADK from the coding sequence ATGAAGAAACTCTTTGCCGCTGCCGGACTGGCCGCGCTGCTGGTATTCCTCCTGGCTGCCCCGGCATGGGCCCAGGGTACTGCGACCAAGGTTCTTGAGGGCAAGGTGTATGGCAGCTCGAGCCAGCCGTTGTCCGGCGCTATCGTGTATCTGCAGTCTTCGAAGGACAACAGCATCCGCACCTTCATCGCTACGACGGATGGCAGCTATCGCTTTGGCCAGATTTCGACGGATATCGACTACACCGCGTGGGCACAGTACAAGGGCGTGAAGAGCAATACGCGGAATATCAGCTCGTTCGACTCCAAGAAGACGCTGAACTACGACTTCCACATCAAGGCGGATAAGTAG
- a CDS encoding 30S ribosomal protein S1: MADVLNSEQIESTPLNTELETPTLEAAADHTDSSIETTPNPETPSSVHVEAAAEPAESNEDLDFASMEDFAAALESFDREQAAEAAAQAFDDTNIVTGTVIKLTDKHVVVDVGMKSEGLIAIEQVLDHTGQPKLKAGDTVEVVIEREEAEGGYVLSYEKALRHRVWDSIEKAANEKTPVTGTVLGRVKGGLTVDIGIKAFLPGSQLEIRPVRNLDAYIGQPIEVRVIKLNKKRGNVVVSRKEILEEEQTARRSTTLEHLEEGSILTGTVKNLTDYGAFVDLGGIDGLLHITDMSWGRLTHPRDLVNVGDEIQVKVLKFDKDKQRVSLGFKQLTPDPWLDAVERYPIGARVRGRVLSVTDYGSFVELEQGIEGLVHVSEMTWSKRMKHPSKLVKPGDEVETVVLSVNPSDRRISLGMKQLQENPWEHLSARYPMGTNVEGRVRNLTDFGAFIEIEDGIDGLVHVSNLSWTKRVKHPSEVLKKGEKVKAVVLGVEPENRRLSLGIKQLQPDVWDTFFEQHRVGDVVHGKVLRTAQFGAFVEIAEGVEGLCHISEAADGDGQAMKLEQGQEHDFKIIKMSPEEKKVGLSIRAVGEEASRADVEAYKAPVSSSTTTLGDLMNWKREQ, from the coding sequence ATGGCAGACGTCCTTAATTCTGAACAAATCGAGAGCACTCCTCTGAACACCGAATTAGAAACCCCAACGCTAGAAGCCGCGGCGGATCACACCGATTCGTCGATCGAAACCACCCCTAACCCGGAAACTCCCTCCTCGGTGCATGTTGAAGCCGCTGCCGAGCCGGCTGAGTCGAACGAAGATCTCGACTTTGCCAGCATGGAAGATTTTGCGGCCGCGCTCGAGTCCTTTGACCGCGAGCAGGCTGCCGAGGCCGCAGCGCAGGCCTTCGACGACACGAACATCGTGACCGGTACCGTCATCAAGCTCACCGACAAGCACGTGGTCGTCGACGTAGGCATGAAGTCCGAAGGACTCATCGCCATCGAGCAGGTGCTGGACCACACGGGTCAGCCGAAGCTCAAGGCCGGCGATACCGTCGAGGTGGTGATCGAGCGGGAAGAGGCAGAAGGCGGTTACGTCCTCAGCTATGAGAAGGCGCTCCGTCACCGCGTGTGGGATTCGATCGAAAAGGCTGCCAACGAGAAGACCCCGGTCACCGGCACGGTCCTCGGCCGCGTCAAGGGTGGTCTTACCGTCGACATCGGCATCAAGGCGTTCCTGCCCGGCTCGCAGCTGGAGATTCGTCCGGTCCGCAACCTGGATGCCTACATCGGTCAGCCGATCGAAGTCCGTGTCATCAAGCTGAACAAGAAGCGCGGCAACGTGGTCGTCTCCCGCAAGGAGATCCTTGAGGAAGAGCAGACCGCCCGCCGCTCGACCACGCTTGAGCACCTGGAAGAGGGCAGCATCCTCACCGGCACTGTCAAGAACCTGACCGACTACGGCGCATTCGTCGACCTCGGCGGCATCGACGGCCTGCTGCACATCACCGACATGTCGTGGGGCCGCCTGACGCACCCCCGCGATCTGGTCAACGTCGGCGACGAGATCCAGGTCAAGGTCCTCAAGTTCGACAAAGACAAGCAGCGCGTATCGCTCGGCTTCAAGCAGCTCACGCCTGACCCGTGGCTCGATGCCGTCGAGCGTTACCCCATCGGCGCCCGCGTCCGTGGCCGCGTTCTCTCGGTCACCGACTACGGTTCCTTCGTCGAGCTCGAGCAGGGCATCGAAGGCCTGGTGCACGTCTCCGAAATGACCTGGTCGAAGCGGATGAAGCATCCGTCGAAGCTGGTCAAGCCGGGTGACGAAGTCGAGACGGTTGTCCTCAGCGTCAACCCCTCCGACCGCCGCATCTCGCTGGGCATGAAGCAGCTGCAGGAGAACCCCTGGGAGCACCTCTCGGCCCGTTATCCGATGGGCACCAATGTCGAAGGTCGCGTTCGCAACCTCACCGACTTCGGCGCCTTCATCGAGATCGAGGACGGCATCGACGGCCTGGTCCACGTTTCGAACCTGAGCTGGACCAAGCGCGTGAAGCATCCTTCGGAAGTCCTGAAGAAGGGCGAGAAGGTCAAGGCTGTCGTTCTGGGTGTTGAGCCCGAAAACCGCCGCCTGTCGCTCGGCATCAAGCAGCTGCAGCCCGATGTGTGGGATACCTTCTTCGAGCAGCATCGCGTTGGCGATGTGGTGCACGGCAAGGTTCTGCGCACCGCCCAGTTCGGCGCTTTCGTTGAGATCGCCGAGGGTGTCGAGGGTCTTTGCCACATCTCCGAAGCCGCTGACGGCGACGGCCAGGCAATGAAGCTCGAGCAGGGTCAGGAGCACGACTTCAAGATCATCAAGATGAGCCCCGAGGAGAAGAAGGTCGGCCTCAGCATCCGCGCCGTAGGCGAGGAAGCCAGCCGTGCCGACGTCGAAGCCTACAAGGCTCCGGTCTCCAGCTCGACGACCACCCTGGGCGACCTGATGAACTGGAAGCGCGAGCAGTAA
- a CDS encoding ABC transporter permease: MLWRRKQAGEELDAELAFHLEQQIAENRAAGMDEREAREAALRLFGNPAALRDQVRDTWTWSAWEEFWRDVRQSLRALRRTPGFAVVSILVLALGIGANVALFALVRGVLLKPYPFPEANRLVRIYEADAQGRFQDNVVAGGDFADWKAQAKSFSGLAAKKPVRYGLSGTQGQLPEVVDAQQASWNLFPLLGVKPAVGRLFTASDDRRDAEATVILTWGLWKRRFGGNPAVIGSTVLLEARPYTVIGVLPAWFTYPNPQTQLWTAIYHERSPEVMSLHDAHNLNVVGRLFPSATLGQAQSEIAGIQAGIRRQYPAGAVMDSANIRPLVDSETHTVKVGLYTLFAATGCLLLIACLNIANLLVARAATRQKEAAIRAALGGSRWRLVRGQLIESLLLAVAGGALGLILAWAALKWLAMARPDVPRLETVHLDAWAWLFALGAVAVCGGMAGLIAASSSGDARILETLQESARSQGGSRGKVRLRRVLLALEVGLTVVLLIGAGLLLETYQHLRSIPLGYDANRLLTMTIRLPRGSYHDASSIVNFDDALLMRVRQLPGVRGAGLTNTLPGHGRDEDDDYVVKEHPPLPQGQTLDSSTIFVDPGYFAAMKIPLLQGEIFSDANRLDHANDILISQQLARDVFPNEDPIGKHIVTPYVFGADRPMRIVGVVGDIYLSPIEPLYPAIYYPLLSGDQRDASLVVRTAGDPAMLATSVEKAVSGIDRSLPVADVLTMDQVLDGALSEQSLNTLLLSGFGALSLLLAAVGLFGVLSYVVAQRTTEIGIRMALGAQRGQLVRQFLADGLRPAIWGLILGLAASAGVTQLMSTMLYGTRPLEPGVYLLVALGLIAVAAGACLAPAWRASQLDPIEALRRE; encoded by the coding sequence ATGCTGTGGCGGAGAAAGCAGGCTGGTGAAGAGCTCGACGCAGAGCTGGCCTTCCACCTCGAGCAGCAGATCGCGGAGAACCGTGCCGCCGGCATGGATGAGCGCGAAGCCCGCGAGGCTGCTCTGCGTCTCTTCGGCAATCCTGCCGCTTTGCGCGATCAGGTGCGCGACACGTGGACCTGGAGTGCATGGGAGGAGTTCTGGCGCGATGTGCGGCAGAGCCTGCGGGCACTGCGGCGGACGCCGGGCTTTGCGGTGGTCTCCATCCTGGTGCTGGCGCTCGGTATCGGGGCAAACGTGGCGCTGTTTGCGCTGGTGCGCGGCGTGCTGCTCAAGCCGTATCCCTTTCCCGAGGCCAACCGGCTGGTGCGTATCTACGAGGCAGATGCGCAGGGGCGCTTTCAGGACAACGTGGTGGCCGGCGGCGACTTCGCCGACTGGAAGGCGCAGGCAAAGAGCTTCAGCGGGCTGGCCGCGAAGAAGCCCGTGCGCTATGGGCTTTCGGGGACCCAGGGGCAGCTGCCGGAGGTGGTCGACGCGCAGCAGGCCTCGTGGAATCTCTTCCCGCTGCTTGGCGTGAAGCCCGCGGTCGGACGGCTCTTCACCGCCTCCGACGACCGTCGCGACGCCGAGGCGACCGTGATTCTGACCTGGGGCCTATGGAAGCGGCGGTTCGGTGGAAACCCGGCGGTGATCGGTTCGACGGTGCTGCTGGAGGCGCGGCCTTACACGGTCATCGGCGTGCTGCCGGCATGGTTCACCTACCCGAATCCTCAGACACAGCTCTGGACAGCCATCTATCACGAGCGCTCCCCCGAGGTGATGAGCCTGCACGATGCTCATAACCTGAACGTCGTGGGACGCTTGTTTCCGAGTGCGACTCTGGGGCAGGCGCAGAGTGAAATTGCCGGCATTCAGGCCGGTATCCGGCGGCAATATCCGGCCGGGGCGGTGATGGACTCTGCGAATATCCGTCCTCTCGTCGACTCGGAAACACACACCGTGAAAGTCGGCCTTTACACGCTCTTCGCCGCTACGGGCTGTCTGCTGCTGATCGCCTGCCTGAACATTGCGAATTTGCTGGTCGCGCGCGCGGCCACCCGGCAGAAGGAGGCGGCGATCCGCGCAGCGCTGGGCGGCTCGCGCTGGCGGCTGGTGCGTGGACAGCTGATCGAAAGCCTGCTGCTGGCGGTGGCCGGCGGCGCGCTGGGTTTGATTCTGGCCTGGGCCGCACTCAAGTGGCTCGCTATGGCGAGGCCCGATGTGCCCCGGCTCGAAACGGTGCATCTGGACGCCTGGGCGTGGCTCTTCGCGCTGGGAGCGGTGGCTGTCTGCGGCGGAATGGCCGGATTGATAGCCGCTTCCTCGTCTGGCGACGCGAGAATTCTCGAGACGCTGCAGGAGTCCGCACGGTCGCAGGGCGGTTCGCGCGGCAAGGTGCGCCTGCGCCGCGTGCTGCTGGCACTCGAGGTCGGCCTGACGGTGGTGCTGCTCATCGGCGCGGGCCTGCTGCTCGAAACTTACCAGCACCTGCGCTCGATCCCTCTCGGATACGACGCAAACAGGCTGCTCACCATGACCATCCGGCTGCCCAGGGGCAGCTATCATGATGCGTCGAGCATTGTGAACTTCGATGATGCCCTTCTCATGCGGGTGAGGCAGTTGCCTGGCGTCCGCGGCGCCGGCCTGACCAATACGCTGCCCGGCCACGGACGCGACGAAGACGATGACTACGTCGTCAAGGAGCATCCGCCGCTGCCCCAGGGACAGACGCTTGATTCCTCCACCATCTTTGTCGATCCCGGCTATTTCGCGGCCATGAAGATCCCCCTTCTGCAGGGCGAGATCTTCAGCGACGCAAATCGTCTCGATCACGCCAACGACATCCTGATCTCGCAGCAACTGGCGCGAGATGTCTTCCCGAATGAAGACCCGATCGGCAAGCATATCGTCACGCCATACGTGTTCGGTGCGGACCGTCCGATGCGAATCGTCGGCGTGGTCGGCGATATTTACCTTTCTCCGATCGAGCCGCTCTATCCCGCGATCTACTATCCGCTGCTCAGCGGCGATCAGCGCGACGCGAGTCTGGTGGTGCGCACCGCGGGCGATCCGGCGATGCTCGCGACCAGCGTCGAAAAGGCCGTCTCCGGCATCGATCGCAGCCTTCCCGTCGCCGACGTGCTGACCATGGACCAGGTGCTGGACGGCGCGCTGTCCGAGCAGAGCCTGAATACGCTGCTGCTCTCGGGCTTCGGGGCGCTTTCGCTGCTGCTGGCCGCGGTGGGACTCTTTGGCGTCCTGAGCTACGTGGTGGCGCAGCGGACCACCGAGATCGGCATCCGCATGGCGCTGGGCGCGCAGCGTGGGCAGCTGGTGCGCCAGTTTCTGGCCGACGGCCTGCGTCCGGCCATCTGGGGCCTGATCCTGGGATTGGCGGCGAGCGCGGGCGTGACGCAACTGATGAGCACCATGCTCTACGGCACCCGTCCGCTCGAGCCGGGAGTTTATCTGCTGGTGGCGCTGGGGCTGATCGCGGTAGCGGCCGGGGCCTGCCTGGCGCCCGCATGGCGGGCGTCGCAGCTGGACCCGATCGAGGCTCTGCGCCGCGAATAG
- a CDS encoding PadR family transcriptional regulator codes for MGKPSDLVQGTLDLLILRTLAIEARHGWAIAKRIQQISGEVLQVQQGSLYPALHRLEQQGWITANWAESETGRRAKFYELTAAGREQLEKETEIWKRLSGAINLVVQEG; via the coding sequence ATGGGTAAACCAAGCGACCTCGTGCAGGGCACGCTCGACCTGCTGATTCTGCGCACGCTGGCCATCGAGGCGCGCCACGGCTGGGCCATCGCCAAACGCATCCAGCAGATTTCGGGCGAAGTGCTGCAGGTGCAGCAGGGCTCGCTCTATCCTGCGCTCCATCGCCTCGAGCAGCAGGGCTGGATCACGGCCAACTGGGCCGAGAGCGAGACCGGCCGTCGGGCCAAGTTCTACGAGCTGACGGCGGCCGGCCGGGAGCAGCTCGAAAAAGAGACAGAAATCTGGAAGCGGCTCTCCGGGGCCATCAACCTGGTGGTGCAAGAAGGCTGA
- a CDS encoding RNA polymerase sigma factor, with product MLEHQSMVFSIALRVVTDRGVAEEVAQDVFLELHAQLPELESPEHVLFWLRRVTTHRSIDALRRRKSRPETPMDWNELPEIPDTSAAEDDEGLSSRLQQLVASLPAIPRSVVVLRYQEEMSPEQIAAALQMPVATVKSHLQRSLRLLREKAARSAPRQKPWVGPLERQAQ from the coding sequence ATGCTGGAGCACCAGTCGATGGTGTTCAGCATTGCGCTCCGGGTGGTAACGGATCGCGGAGTGGCCGAAGAGGTGGCGCAGGACGTCTTCCTCGAGCTGCATGCGCAGCTGCCGGAGCTGGAATCGCCGGAGCACGTGCTGTTCTGGCTGCGGCGGGTGACCACGCATCGGTCGATCGATGCACTGCGGCGGCGGAAGAGCCGGCCGGAGACACCGATGGACTGGAACGAGCTGCCGGAGATTCCGGACACCTCTGCGGCAGAAGACGATGAGGGTCTCAGCAGCCGGCTGCAGCAGCTGGTCGCTTCCCTGCCGGCGATACCGCGAAGCGTGGTGGTGCTTCGCTATCAGGAAGAGATGAGCCCCGAGCAGATTGCCGCGGCGCTCCAGATGCCGGTCGCCACGGTAAAAAGCCATTTGCAGCGCAGCCTGCGACTGCTTCGCGAGAAAGCAGCGCGGAGCGCCCCGCGGCAAAAACCATGGGTCGGGCCACTGGAAAGGCAGGCCCAATGA
- a CDS encoding energy transducer TonB: MTNPHHARPKMNKQDVTPCEAELERMLRTALVREAAPAGLMADVERRLWEKQAAKTTTSVPSFESLATGVRSGWTTFWSAGAHAAAIALVALVVFAGGRTVVKQTKLAVTPVEVRPFLPLVARNSGTAGGGGGGGAHDAVEASRGHLPKFSDTQKVPPQIIRNETPKLPVEATVVMPPIQLPDANLPNVGMPQSPQVALASQGPGSGSGFGSGSHGGMGPGSGPGVGPGENGGYGGGTVMGPGPGVIAPQLIHSVDPEFSDEARKEKFPGICIVDVIVDANGMPTHITVEQHLGMGLEEKAIEAVEQYRWKPALYHGHPVAVMMRVVVNFRIM, from the coding sequence ATGACGAATCCGCACCATGCGAGGCCGAAGATGAACAAGCAGGACGTGACACCATGCGAGGCCGAACTGGAACGGATGCTGAGAACAGCACTGGTCCGGGAGGCCGCTCCGGCTGGGCTGATGGCGGACGTGGAACGCCGGCTATGGGAGAAGCAGGCAGCAAAGACAACCACCTCTGTACCGAGCTTTGAGTCGCTGGCTACCGGGGTTCGCAGCGGCTGGACGACATTCTGGTCGGCGGGAGCGCATGCGGCAGCGATTGCCCTGGTGGCACTGGTGGTCTTTGCCGGAGGCAGAACGGTGGTGAAGCAGACAAAACTCGCCGTGACGCCGGTGGAGGTACGGCCATTTCTCCCGCTCGTAGCACGGAACAGCGGCACGGCAGGCGGTGGTGGTGGAGGAGGCGCCCACGATGCCGTGGAAGCCTCACGCGGGCACCTGCCGAAGTTCTCCGACACGCAGAAGGTGCCTCCGCAGATCATCCGCAACGAGACACCGAAATTGCCTGTAGAGGCAACCGTGGTGATGCCGCCCATCCAGCTGCCCGATGCAAACCTGCCGAATGTGGGCATGCCGCAGTCGCCGCAGGTGGCGCTGGCCTCGCAGGGGCCGGGCAGCGGCTCGGGCTTCGGCTCAGGAAGCCATGGAGGCATGGGGCCGGGCTCCGGCCCAGGCGTGGGACCGGGCGAGAATGGCGGCTACGGAGGGGGTACGGTCATGGGACCGGGACCGGGCGTGATCGCACCGCAGCTGATCCATTCCGTCGATCCCGAATTCTCCGACGAGGCGCGGAAGGAAAAGTTCCCGGGCATCTGCATCGTGGATGTGATCGTCGACGCCAACGGCATGCCGACGCACATCACGGTGGAACAACACCTGGGCATGGGCCTCGAAGAGAAGGCGATCGAGGCCGTGGAGCAATATCGCTGGAAGCCTGCGCTGTATCACGGGCACCCGGTGGCGGTCATGATGCGCGTGGTGGTGAACTTCCGGATTATGTAG
- a CDS encoding deoxynucleoside kinase, with amino-acid sequence MGDMTGNGSLASSMGLWTDWRFLAVEGPLRVGKSTLAHMLAAVFGARHVAEPENNPFLDRFYRAQPGTAFAAQMWFLRARQEQMRSVLTSEDRVIADYVFEKDKLFAYVNLGDAELELYNRYYQEARAEAPSPQLVIYLQATPEVLKQRLKRKGLPGERDISDAYIEQIAAAYEHFFFHYTASNLLVVDTTEIDFVRNPEDFALLRKRLEEPVQGTEYFHPVSCYAQGG; translated from the coding sequence ATGGGCGACATGACGGGTAACGGCTCATTGGCGTCCTCCATGGGTTTGTGGACGGACTGGCGGTTTCTCGCAGTGGAAGGCCCGCTGCGGGTTGGCAAGTCAACACTGGCGCATATGCTCGCGGCAGTGTTCGGTGCCCGGCATGTCGCCGAGCCGGAGAACAATCCCTTTCTCGACCGCTTCTATCGCGCCCAGCCGGGTACGGCCTTCGCTGCGCAGATGTGGTTCCTCCGCGCTCGCCAGGAGCAGATGCGCAGCGTTCTGACCAGCGAGGATCGGGTCATCGCCGACTACGTCTTCGAGAAGGACAAGCTCTTCGCCTATGTGAACCTCGGCGACGCCGAGCTGGAACTCTACAACCGCTACTACCAGGAGGCGCGCGCCGAAGCCCCGTCGCCGCAGCTCGTCATCTACCTCCAGGCCACGCCCGAAGTTCTCAAGCAGCGTCTCAAGCGCAAGGGTCTGCCTGGTGAACGCGACATCAGCGATGCCTATATCGAGCAGATCGCCGCCGCCTACGAGCATTTCTTTTTTCACTACACCGCCAGCAACCTGCTGGTCGTCGATACCACCGAAATCGACTTCGTCCGCAATCCCGAGGATTTTGCATTGCTGCGCAAGCGCCTCGAAGAGCCCGTGCAGGGCACCGAATACTTCCATCCGGTCAGCTGCTACGCGCAGGGCGGTTAG
- a CDS encoding GNAT family N-acetyltransferase, with the protein MDLSIRPATPNDSDAVWAILEPMLRGGETYALPRDMTRDEALAYWFSASHSVFAAEIDGRIAGTFYLRPIQPGPGSHIANCGYVTAPWAGGRGVARAMCRYSLGLARQRGYRAMQFNFVVSTNEAAVHLWSSLGFSMIARLPGAFHHPRHGYVDALVMYHTLEGVDPIEESSYGGSPHTLEL; encoded by the coding sequence ATGGACCTATCGATCCGGCCTGCTACTCCGAACGACAGCGATGCTGTATGGGCGATCCTTGAACCGATGCTGCGCGGAGGAGAAACCTATGCCCTGCCGCGCGATATGACCCGCGACGAAGCACTGGCATATTGGTTTTCCGCCTCGCACTCGGTCTTTGCGGCTGAAATCGATGGCCGTATTGCGGGAACGTTCTATCTCCGCCCGATTCAACCCGGGCCGGGTTCGCACATTGCAAATTGCGGATACGTGACGGCGCCATGGGCAGGCGGGCGCGGCGTGGCCCGTGCCATGTGCCGATACTCGCTTGGGCTGGCCCGGCAGCGCGGATACCGCGCAATGCAGTTCAACTTTGTGGTGAGCACGAACGAGGCCGCAGTGCATCTGTGGAGCAGCCTGGGGTTCTCCATGATCGCGCGACTGCCCGGAGCATTCCATCACCCCCGGCACGGTTACGTGGATGCGCTGGTGATGTATCACACGCTGGAAGGCGTGGATCCGATCGAGGAGAGCAGCTACGGCGGCTCGCCCCATACACTGGAGCTATGA
- a CDS encoding polysaccharide deacetylase family protein: MSLPLIAGSALAAAGLGVGGYFYAGMWPTSQLFGRAVLAGRDPAEYALTYDDGPNDRCTEALLEILARYQTRATFFMIGRFVRERGALVRRVREAGHLVANHTFTHPVLLFEKPAKVREELARTNAALEDALGERVTHFRPPHGARRPDVLRAARELGLTPVLWNAMGYDWKPTTGETILANLDRSIVRNRRRGRGSNLLLHDGGQASIGQDRMATVRATEMLLERERGRVRFVTVDAWQA, from the coding sequence ATGAGTCTTCCCCTGATTGCGGGCTCTGCCCTGGCCGCCGCCGGCCTCGGCGTGGGCGGATATTTTTATGCCGGCATGTGGCCGACCTCGCAGCTCTTCGGGCGCGCGGTGCTGGCGGGCCGCGATCCGGCGGAGTATGCGCTGACCTACGACGACGGGCCGAACGATCGCTGCACCGAAGCGTTGCTGGAGATCCTGGCGCGGTATCAAACGCGGGCGACCTTCTTCATGATCGGGCGTTTTGTGCGCGAGCGTGGGGCTCTGGTACGGCGAGTGCGAGAGGCCGGCCACCTGGTGGCAAACCACACCTTCACGCATCCGGTGCTGCTCTTTGAGAAGCCGGCGAAGGTGCGCGAAGAGCTCGCCCGGACGAATGCGGCGCTCGAGGATGCGCTGGGCGAGCGGGTAACGCACTTCCGTCCACCGCATGGGGCGCGACGGCCCGACGTGCTGCGCGCAGCGCGCGAGCTGGGACTGACGCCGGTGCTGTGGAATGCGATGGGCTACGACTGGAAGCCCACCACGGGCGAAACGATCCTGGCGAATTTAGACCGCAGCATTGTGCGCAACCGGCGGCGTGGACGCGGATCGAACCTGCTGCTGCATGACGGCGGACAGGCTTCGATCGGGCAGGATCGCATGGCGACGGTGCGTGCGACCGAGATGCTGCTCGAGCGCGAGCGGGGACGGGTTCGCTTTGTGACCGTGGATGCCTGGCAGGCGTAG